Part of the Micromonospora inyonensis genome, GCGCCGAGCCGACCAGGTCGTCGGCGTCGATCGCGGCCGGTTGCCCGTCGAGCACGGCCATGACCAGGCCGAGCGCCTGCTCCTCGGTGAAGACGACCGGCGGCAGCCGGGTGCCACGGCCCAGCCGGTAGCCCCCGTACGGGCCGCGAGCCGACTCGACCGGGATGCCGGCCTCGCGGAGGATGCCGACGTAGCGCCGCGCTGCCCGTTCCGTCACGCCCAGGGACGAGGCGAGCTGGTCGGCGGTCGTGCCGGGACGGGCCTGCAGGATCTCGAACGTGCGCAGGGCACGGGCGGTCGGGCTCGAACCAGTCGGCACGAGGAACAGGGTACCGGAAGCAGATCGTCCGGAATCGGTTCTAGACGAGTAGTTCCGATGTCAGGGGTCGATGTCTGGGCATGAAGAGAGGGCGTCCAAGATCGTGTTGTGACGCAAGATTTGGACACCCTCTTGACCGCACTCTACGTGAAGATCGACGACACCATCCGGACGCCCCGGTGGCGAGGCCGGCCACCGCTGCTCACCGACTCCGAGCTGGTCTGCCTGGCCGTGGCGCAGGTCCTGCTCGGTGCCCGTTCGGAGGCCCACTGGATCCGCTACGCCCGTATCCACCTGGCCGGCATGTTCCCCTACCTGCCGCAGCGATCGGGCTACAACAAACGGCTCCGCGCCGCCCTCCCACTGATCAAGAAGGCGATCCGGGACCTGGCCCGCGACAGTGACTTCTGGTTCGACAACCACTGGATCGTCGACTCCACGCCGATACCCTGCGGTATGTCCCGCCCCACCGTGCAACGCTCCGACCTGGCCGGCTGGGCCGGATACGGCTACTGCGCCTCACACTCCCGCTTCTTCTGGGGCCTGCGGCTCTACCTGGTGTGCACCCCGACCGGCATGCCGATCCTGTGGGCCCTGGCCAACCCGAAGATCGGCGAACGCGAGGTCCTCGCCGCGATGCTGGACGTCGAGGCCGGCGTGGTCGCCGAGCACGACGGGATCCTGCTGATCAGCGACAAGGGCTTCGCCTCCAAGCCGTTCGAGCGACAGTTGGCCGAGCAGGGCATCGAACTGCTGCGCCCGTCGCGCAAGCGGGAGAAGGCCCGCTACGGCGAGCCGATGCTCAAGAAGGTCCGACAACTGATCGAGTCGGTCAACGACACCCTCAAGGGTCAGCTTGACCTGGAACAACACGGCGGACGGACCTTCGCCGGTGTTGCTGTCCGTGTCGCCCAACGCCTGCTCGCCATGGCCGCCGCGATCTGGCACAACAACAAGACCGGCGCCCCCGTCACCCGGTCACTGATCGCTTACGACCACTGACCGGGTTTCGGAACTACTCGTCTAGGTTGGTCGCATGACCGAAGAACAGATCGTGCTCGTGGGTGGCCTGTGGCTGGACGGCTCGGCGTGGACCGGTGTCGCGGCCGAGCTGACGAAACGGGGCCGTCACGCGGTACCGGTGACCCTGCCGGGCCAGGGCGACGGCAACACCTCGGCGACACTCGCCGACCAGGTGGCCGCGGTGCTCGCCGCCGTGGACGCGGCGCCCGGCGGGTCGGTGGTGGTGGGGCACTCCGCCGTCTGCACGCTGGCCTGGTTGGCAGCCGACGCGCGGCCCGGACGCGTGGCCAGGGTGGTGCTGATCGGCGGGTTCCCGTCGGGCAACGGGCAGCCGTACGCGGACTTCTTCCCGATCGTCGACGGCGTCATGCCGTTCCCCGGCTGGGAGCCGTTCGACGGAGCGGACGCGGCGGACCTGGACGAGCCGGCGCGGCAGGCGTTCACGGCGGCGGCGATCCCGGTCCCCGAGGGCGTGGCCAGGGGCCTCGTGCAGCTGACCGACGAGCGGCGGTTCGACGTACCCGTCGTGGTGGTGTGCCCCGAGTTCACGCCGACCCAGGCACGCGAGTGGATCGCCGCCGGAGAGGTGCCCGAGCTGGCCCGGGCGAAGCAGGTCGACCTGGTCGACATCGACTCCGGCCACTGGCCGATGATCACGCGTCCAGCGGAGCTGGCGATGATCCTGGCGACGGTCTAGCGACGTCCTCGACGACCAGGCCGGTGGCGGCCCGGTGGCCCTGCCTGGCCCAGCCGAAGAAGGCCGTCTCCGACTGGCGGAGACGGCCTTCGACCTCAGGCGGAGCTGAGGAGAGCTGAACGCCGACCCCCATGGGAAGGAGGGGTCAGACGGCGGCCGACGGCGAGGCGTGCGTGGTACGGGCGAACGCGGCGACCTCGCCGATCACCGTGATGGCCGGTGGACGCAGCCCGTGCGCGGCGGCGACGTCGGCGATGTCGTCCAGCCGGCCGGTGAGCACCCGTT contains:
- a CDS encoding alpha/beta fold hydrolase is translated as MTEEQIVLVGGLWLDGSAWTGVAAELTKRGRHAVPVTLPGQGDGNTSATLADQVAAVLAAVDAAPGGSVVVGHSAVCTLAWLAADARPGRVARVVLIGGFPSGNGQPYADFFPIVDGVMPFPGWEPFDGADAADLDEPARQAFTAAAIPVPEGVARGLVQLTDERRFDVPVVVVCPEFTPTQAREWIAAGEVPELARAKQVDLVDIDSGHWPMITRPAELAMILATV
- a CDS encoding IS982 family transposase, giving the protein MTQDLDTLLTALYVKIDDTIRTPRWRGRPPLLTDSELVCLAVAQVLLGARSEAHWIRYARIHLAGMFPYLPQRSGYNKRLRAALPLIKKAIRDLARDSDFWFDNHWIVDSTPIPCGMSRPTVQRSDLAGWAGYGYCASHSRFFWGLRLYLVCTPTGMPILWALANPKIGEREVLAAMLDVEAGVVAEHDGILLISDKGFASKPFERQLAEQGIELLRPSRKREKARYGEPMLKKVRQLIESVNDTLKGQLDLEQHGGRTFAGVAVRVAQRLLAMAAAIWHNNKTGAPVTRSLIAYDH